Part of the Chloroflexota bacterium genome, TGTAGCAAAGAGATCCCCTCACCCCGACCCTCTCCCCCAGGAGAGGGAGTGCCCCTGATTGAAAATGGGGTTATGCAAAGGTCTCCCAAGGAGAGGGAGTAAGCTCTTGCGCCTCCGGCCGGGGGTTACGCAAGGAATTCCATGGGGCGCCAGGAGACCTTGCAGACCGCTGGGAGAGCGTGCGGAATTCTCTCACACGTTTTCACTCCGCTACGGTCACCTCTTCCAGCGGCTGCACGTTGCCGAATACCGGTGCGGGACCGTCCGTGGTCGCTGCCCAGCGTACGGCATTGCCAATCACGTGGCGCACCTCATCTTGGTAGAACGTGGGGAAGGTTTCGTGTCCGGGGCGGAAGTAGAAGACCTTGCCGCGTCCGCGATGGTAGCAACAGCCGCTGCGGAAGACCTCGCCGCCCGGAAACCAGCTAATGAAGACGAGCTTGTCCGGCTCCGGGATGTCGAAGAACTCGCCGTACATCTCTTCGTGGGGAATGTCGATGTACTGCCCTACGCCCACCGCAATGGGGTGGCTGGGATCAACCACCCAAAGGCGTTCATTCTCGCCGATCTCCCGCCACTTCAGATTGCACGTGGTGCCCATGAGTTTCTTGAAGATCTTGGAGAAGTGGCTGGAATGCAAGCAGATGAGCCCCATGCCGTCCAGCACGCGCGCGTGCACGCGGTCGACGATTTCGTCCTCTACGGCGGCATGTGCCTGATGTCCCCACCAGATGAGTACGTCGGTGCCTGCAAGCACATCTTCCGTGAGCCCGTGTTCCGGCTCATCCAGGGTGGCAGTCTGTACGGAGAAGCCCGGTTGTTCCTCTAAGTAGTCGGCAATGGCGCGGTGGATGCCTCGCGGATACACCTGCCTGATATGTTCGTCTGCCTTCTCATGGCGAAATTCGTTCCATACCGTGACTCTGACCGGCTGCGACATTTGCATTACTCCCTCACCAAAACGGCAAGTTCTTGAAAGTTACGCACGTACACACACTTATGCTTTACCTCAACCACACCGACCCGCGCCAATTCGCCGAGGGTTTGCGTGACCGTGGAGCGCAACGCCCCAATACTATCGCCGATTTCCTCGTGCGTGAAGCCCCGTACCTCCTGGGACTTCGGGTCCAGGTGTGTGAGGAGAAACGCTGCCACACGGGCGCGCACCGAACTAAACGCAAGGCGTGCCAACTGGTCCTCAAGCGCCCTGAGCCGATCCCCAATTACCTTGAAGAAACGCAGCCCGACGTCAGGCCGCTGGCGCAGGAGGTTTTCCATTTCAGCCCGCGACATGACGCACACGAGGCTGGGGGTAACTGTTTCGGCAAAGCAGCCGTGCATGCTCTGGCCCAGCAGACCCATTTCACCGAACACGCTGCCCATGAAAACTCGGCGAATGCTCAGGCGTTTGCCTTCCTCGCTTAGCCGATAAATGTCGACGGCACCCATCTTGAGAATGTAGAGGCTTTCACTTCTGTCATCCGGCGTATACACTATCGTGTTCTTCGAATAAGAATACATCG contains:
- a CDS encoding ThuA domain-containing protein: MSQPVRVTVWNEFRHEKADEHIRQVYPRGIHRAIADYLEEQPGFSVQTATLDEPEHGLTEDVLAGTDVLIWWGHQAHAAVEDEIVDRVHARVLDGMGLICLHSSHFSKIFKKLMGTTCNLKWREIGENERLWVVDPSHPIAVGVGQYIDIPHEEMYGEFFDIPEPDKLVFISWFPGGEVFRSGCCYHRGRGKVFYFRPGHETFPTFYQDEVRHVIGNAVRWAATTDGPAPVFGNVQPLEEVTVAE
- a CDS encoding Crp/Fnr family transcriptional regulator, which codes for MSKDERTALVMRYLVHVDLFRDLSKTELERLFGHLPMYSYSKNTIVYTPDDRSESLYILKMGAVDIYRLSEEGKRLSIRRVFMGSVFGEMGLLGQSMHGCFAETVTPSLVCVMSRAEMENLLRQRPDVGLRFFKVIGDRLRALEDQLARLAFSSVRARVAAFLLTHLDPKSQEVRGFTHEEIGDSIGALRSTVTQTLGELARVGVVEVKHKCVYVRNFQELAVLVRE